Below is a window of Clostridium sp. JN-1 DNA.
AATTGGAGGAGGCATTTTTGTAAAGAATGCTATGGAAGAAGGTGACCCTAAGAATTGGGGAATAAATCCTTCAAAAATTTCAGATATAGTAACAAACAGGGTTTTGCAAAAATGCAACTCAGATCTTGAGATAATATATGGATTTCAAGATAAAGATATGTCTAAAAAGGATTTGTCACAGGTCTCTTTAGATGTTATTTCAAATATAAGTTTTGATAAGTACACAAAGTGGCCTGAGAAAAGCAAACTTCCACAAGGATATGATCCAAATAAGTGGTTTGATATGGGTAAAGATCCAGGACTTAATTTGAGTAAAATTCATGAAAAGGGCATTACAGGAAAAGGAATTAGTGTTGCAGTTATAGATAAGCCAATAAGATCTACTCATGATGAATTTAAAGGTAAGATGAATTACTATAAAGTAGGTGATCATCAAACAAGCCCTCATTTTCATGGATTAGCGTGTGCTTCTATTTTAGCAGGAAAAACTTGTGGAGTAGCAAATGATGCAAAATTATATTATTTTGCAACTCCAGATTCAAAAGATAGGCAGAAGTATTATATGGAAGCCATAGATAAAATTATTGATGTTAATAAGTCACTTCCTAAGAATGAAAAAATAAAAATTGTATCTATATCAGACGGTATAAGAAAGAATGATAAAAACTATAGTAAATGGCAGCAAACTATAAAGAGAGCAAATTCCAGCGGCCTTACAGTAGTATATTCTAATTTACTTGGAAAAAAAAAGTTCGTATGGGGAGGATGTGATCCTTCAAAGGATAGAAATAATCCATTAAATTATAAACTTAGTAAATACTTAAATGAAAAAAAGATAGATAAATCCAACATAATTGTTCCAGGAGATTTTAGAACTACTGCTGGTAATAGTTCTGATAATGCCTATGTTTACCGGGGTGAAGGAGGATTTAGCTGGGCTATTCCATACGTTACAGGACTTGCAGCTCTAGCATGGCAGGTAAATCCAAATTTAACCTTTGATCAAATATTAGATAAGCTTATAGAAACAAAGACCACTACATCAGAAGGTAGATATATAATTAATCCAGAGAAATTTATAAATTCTATATCTAAATAAATTACATTAAAAGATGATTTCTATATTTATAGGAACCATCTTTTTTAGTTATAATAGTTCTTAAGTTATTTAAAGTTGTACTTATTACATTTATATAAATTCAAACGTTAACAAGTTAACAAGTTAACAAGCGTATTTATTACATATTTTATGATATTTGCAAAAAATATGTGATTTTTCGGCATATACTGCACAATATGAATATATGTAATTATTCCAATATAGGTTATAATTATCATGTATAAGTGAAATTATGAATTCAATTTATAACAGAGGAAATAAAAACATAGGACAGAGGACAAAGGACAGATGACAATGAAGGTTGATTTTTTGCTAATGCAAAAGAATCTTTAAATTTATATAAATTAGCAATGTTTCGCTTTAGCGAAACGAGCTATCAAAAGTTTAATTAAAGATTTTTCGCAAGCTTAGCGGAGAAAAATCTTCCTTCTCTGTCCTCTGTCCTGTGACTTATGTCCTCTGTTTTTATATACTTTATTAATAAACCGGGGGTGTTATATTGTGAAAAGCATTAAAGTAAAATTATTAGTACCTATTGAGATATTAATTTTAATAGTCATAATTGGGCTAAGTAGTGTTTCATTAAAATTATCATCTAAGGCCATTGCAAACAGTAATAGTAAGACTATGACTAAAATTGCAGAAGAAGGGGCAGATATTGTCTCAGTTAAGGTTTCAGAGCAGCTAAGTATACTTCAACAAATTGCCTTACGTGACTCAATAACAGATAGTACAAAATCTGTAGAGGATAAACTTGCAGCATTAAACGACGATGTTAAAAGAAACAATTATATTAGCATTGCAATTGTTGATTTAAATGGAAATGCTAAGTATACGGATGGAAAATCTGCAAATATTTCTGAAAGGGATTTTTATAAAAAGGCTTTGTCAGGTAAGGCAGTTGTTTCTGATCCAATTATAAATAAGGTAGGCAAAAATTTAGTTGTAGTATATGCTGTGCCAATAAAAGAAAACGATAAAATAGTTGGAGTGATGGCTGCTGCAAAGGATGGAAATAACATCAGCTCTATATCAAGTGATATAAAGTTTGGCAGTACTGGAAGATCGTTTATGATATCAAATACTGGAGTAACAATAGCCAACACAAACAAAGATTTAGTAATTAAAATGGATAATATTATTGAAGATTCAAAAAATGATCCTAAATTAAACGAACTTGCGAACATAGAAAAGAAAATGATCAACCGCGAAAATGGTTCAGGTACATATTCTTATAATGGAAAAGATGAATTTATAACATTTGCACCAGTTCCAAATACAACTTGGTCCCTTGGTGTTATTGTAGACAAAAGTGAAGTAAATTCAAAGCTTAATGTTTTGAAAAAGATTATAATAGTGTCTGCTATTTTATTCTTAATTTTAACTTTTGTCATTGTACATTTTATTTCAAATAATTTTGCTAAAAGAATAAAAACTGCAACTAATTATGTTGTTACAATGGCATCTGGCGATTTTACAAGCACGATACCAAAAGTTAATTTGAATATGAATGATGAAATAGGAACAATGATGCAAGCAGTAGATACTATGCAGGAATCTATAAAAGCTATGCTGCAATCTGTAACAGGTAATTCAACTAAAATTGATAAAGATTCACAAAAGTTGTTTTCTATTTCTGATGAGATGAGTTCATCTTCAGAAGCTGTATCACTTGCAATTCAAGAAGTTACTAAGGGTGCAGCATCTCAAGCTCAAGATTTGGTATCTATAACTGAAACTTTAAATAGCTTTGGTAATAACTTAGGGAAAATTACTGAAAAAATTAAAGATGTTGATACAAATTCTAAAGGAATTATGACACTGTCAGGAGAAAGTAGTAAACAAATTCATGAACTTTCCCAATCTATAAGTGATACAACAACTACTTTTAAAAACTTTGAAGCAAAAATTATAGATTCCGGTAAAAATATAAGCAAAATAAATGAAATAACTAGTTTGATTAATTCAATAGCAGAACAAACAAATTTACTAGCACTTAATGCAGCTATTGAAGCTGCAAGAGCAGGAGAGGCAGGAAAAGGTTTTTCTGTGGTTGCGGATGAAATTAGAAAGCTTGCTGAACAATCTAGGGATTCTTCTGATAGTATATCAAAATTAATTGATGATATTTATAATCAAAATAAAGTGATGGTGAATACGACTGCTGAAGTTAGCAGTGATTTAGGTAAACAAACTTTGATTATTGATAATACATTAAATTCATATAATAGCATTATTAAAGCTGTAAAAGAGATTATTCCTAAAATTGACGACATAAATAATGCTG
It encodes the following:
- a CDS encoding S8 family serine peptidase, whose amino-acid sequence is MKKKILVIMITIVILFAIGGGIFVKNAMEEGDPKNWGINPSKISDIVTNRVLQKCNSDLEIIYGFQDKDMSKKDLSQVSLDVISNISFDKYTKWPEKSKLPQGYDPNKWFDMGKDPGLNLSKIHEKGITGKGISVAVIDKPIRSTHDEFKGKMNYYKVGDHQTSPHFHGLACASILAGKTCGVANDAKLYYFATPDSKDRQKYYMEAIDKIIDVNKSLPKNEKIKIVSISDGIRKNDKNYSKWQQTIKRANSSGLTVVYSNLLGKKKFVWGGCDPSKDRNNPLNYKLSKYLNEKKIDKSNIIVPGDFRTTAGNSSDNAYVYRGEGGFSWAIPYVTGLAALAWQVNPNLTFDQILDKLIETKTTTSEGRYIINPEKFINSISK
- a CDS encoding methyl-accepting chemotaxis protein translates to MKSIKVKLLVPIEILILIVIIGLSSVSLKLSSKAIANSNSKTMTKIAEEGADIVSVKVSEQLSILQQIALRDSITDSTKSVEDKLAALNDDVKRNNYISIAIVDLNGNAKYTDGKSANISERDFYKKALSGKAVVSDPIINKVGKNLVVVYAVPIKENDKIVGVMAAAKDGNNISSISSDIKFGSTGRSFMISNTGVTIANTNKDLVIKMDNIIEDSKNDPKLNELANIEKKMINRENGSGTYSYNGKDEFITFAPVPNTTWSLGVIVDKSEVNSKLNVLKKIIIVSAILFLILTFVIVHFISNNFAKRIKTATNYVVTMASGDFTSTIPKVNLNMNDEIGTMMQAVDTMQESIKAMLQSVTGNSTKIDKDSQKLFSISDEMSSSSEAVSLAIQEVTKGAASQAQDLVSITETLNSFGNNLGKITEKIKDVDTNSKGIMTLSGESSKQIHELSQSISDTTTTFKNFEAKIIDSGKNISKINEITSLINSIAEQTNLLALNAAIEAARAGEAGKGFSVVADEIRKLAEQSRDSSDSISKLIDDIYNQNKVMVNTTAEVSSDLGKQTLIIDNTLNSYNSIIKAVKEIIPKIDDINNAASEINERKDGILTKVESTASIAEETSAATEEISASSQEMNSSSAEVLNASNNLSSSTKEMMLQVQKFKL